The Scophthalmus maximus strain ysfricsl-2021 chromosome 7, ASM2237912v1, whole genome shotgun sequence genome includes a window with the following:
- the otud7a gene encoding OTU domain-containing protein 7A, with protein MTLDMDAVLSDFVRSTGAEPGLARDLLEGKNWDLGAALNDYEELRQVHTANLPQVFNEGRYYKQPEARDTPTHVSRVERPCAQKQEDNAQEKRLSRGISHASSAIVSLARLQVASECTSEQFPLEMPIYTFQLPDLSVYSEDFRSFIERDLIEQSTMMALEQAGRLNWWSTMCTSCKKLLPLATTGDGNCLLHAASLGMWGFHDRDLMLRKSLYTMMKSGAERDALKRRWRWQQTQQNKESGLVYTEEEWEREWNELLKLASSEPRTHLSKNGNTSGGVDNAEDPVYESLEEFHVFVLAHVLRRPIVVVADTMLRDSGGEAFAPIPFGGLYLPLEVPPSRCHCSPLVLAYDQAHFSALVSMEQRDQQREQAVIPLTDSEHKLLALHFAVDPGRDWEWGRDDNDNTKLANLILSLEAKLNLLHNYMNVTWIRIPSETRAPLAQPESPTASAGEDVQSLAESMDSDRESVGSNSNVNTGKPSKEKDKDKHRKDKDKSRADSVANKLGSFSKTLGIKLKKNMGGLGGLVHGKMNKSNSGSGRSGENGGEKAKKKESKTTKGSKEESGQSASSTSSEKTTSPSPTDRDRPSSSSPTERQDSAGRVSGDKTMENWKYSTDVKLSLNILRAAMQGERKFIFAGLLLTSHRHQFHEEMISYYLTNAQERFSQEQEQKRKEAEKKPPATNEVAVKKPEHESVFQRERSDSSPPESCSPVLPHHTHTYNHNPQPPLGLKMQGRNSPTPAAPLVSVPVPPLTPPTASHHVSHPVPAPAPYSSPSIGAKRHGPVPVSAHYSHTPPIQRHSVIHIQDVNMQTSIFQDDPYKPVVGTLKTCATYPQQNRTLSSQSYSPARLSGVRTVNTIETLSYNMPGEHKSHTYTNGFDAGDIQDCLEFADEDNSSHTWLNQDKTKGRSSGSPLYCFQQRRCKRENCSFYGRPETDNYCSYCYREELKRRERESKVQRPA; from the exons ATGACTCTGGACATGGACGCGGTCCTGTCAGACTTTGTTCGGTCCACGGGGGCAGAACCGGGTCTGGCAAGAGACCTGCTGGAAG GTAAAAACTGGGACCTCGGTGCTGCTCTAAATGATTACGAGGAGCTCAGGCAGGTCCACACTGCCAACCTGCCGCAGGTCTTCAATGAGGGCCGATACTACAAGCAGCCAGAGGCGCGTGACACCCCCACCCATGTCAGCAGGGTCGAGAGGCCGTGTGCGCAGAAGCAGGAGGACAATGCACAAG AGAAGCGTCTGTCCCGCGGAATCTCCCACGCCAGCTCTGCCATCGTCTCCCTGGCGCGGCTGCAGGTGGCCAGTGAGTGTACCAGCGAGCAGTTCCCTCTTGAGATGCCCATCTACACATTCCAGCTGCCAGACCTCAGCGTGTACAGCGAGGATTTCAGGAGCTTCATAGAGAGAGACCTGATCGAGCAGTCCACCATGATGGCTCTGGAGCAGGCTG GTCGTCTGAACTGGTGGTCCACCATGTGCACCAGCTGTAAGAAGCTGCTTCCTCTGGCCACCACCGGGGACGGGAACTGCCTGCTGCATGCTGCCTCTTTAG GGATGTGGGGCTTCCATGACAGAGACCTAATGCTGAGGAAATCCCTGTACACCATGATGAAGAGCGGAGCGGAGAGAGATGCTctgaagaggaggtggaggtggcaGCAAACCCAACAGAACAAGGAG TCGGGGCTGGTGTACactgaggaggagtgggagagggagtggAACGAGCTGCTTAAGTTGGCCTCCAGCGAGCCTCGCACTCACCTCAGCAAAAACGGCAACACCAGTGGAGG TGTGGATAACGCTGAGGATCCGGTCTACGAGAGTCTGGAGGAGTtccatgtgtttgtgctggCCCACGTGTTACGCAGGCCGATTGTAGTGGTGGCTGATACGATGCTCAGAGACTCAGGAGGAGAAG CGTTTGCTCCCATCCCCTTCGGAGGCCTCTATCTACCCCTGGAGGTGCCTCCGAGCCGCTGTCACTGCTCCCCTCTGGTCCTGGCCTACGACCAGGCGCACTTCTCTGCACTGGTGTCCATGGAGCAGAGAGACCAACAGAGAGAGCAAG CTGTTATCCCTCTGACCGACTCGGAGCACAAGCTGCTGGCACTCCATTTTGCCGTGGACCCTGGCAGGGACTGGGAGTGGGGGAGGGACGACAACGATAATACCAAGCTAGCCAA TCTCATCTTGTCTCTGGAGGCCAAACTCAACCTGCTGCACAACTACATGAATGTAACATGGATTCGAATTCCATCTGAAACAAGG GCTCCCTTGGCTCAGCCAGAGTCTCCCACAGCCTCTGCAGGTGAGGACGTCCAGTCTCTAGCTGAGTCCATGGACTCTGACCGCGAGTCTGTCGGCAGCAACTCTAATGTCAACACCGGCAAGCCAAGCAAGgagaaggacaaagacaagcatcgcaaggacaaagacaagagCAGAGCTGATTCTGTTGCCAACAAACTAGGTAGCTTCAGCAAAACCTTGGGAATCAAGCTGAAGAAGAATATGGGAGGCCTGGGCGGCCTCGTGCACGGCAAAATGAACAAATCTAATTCTGGCTCAGGTCGTAGTGGGGAGAATGGAGGGGAAAAGGCAAAGAAGAAGGAGTCTAAGACAACCAAGGGAAGCAAGGAGGAGTCAGGTCAGTCAGCAAGCTCCACCTCTTCTGAAAAGACCACTAGTCCCTCtcccacagacagagacagaccctccagctcctcccccaCCGAGAGACAGGACAGTGCAGGGAGAGTCTCAGGGGACAAGACCATGGAGAACTGGAAGTACAGCACCGATGTCAAGCTCAGCCTCAACATCTTGCGGGCTGCCATGCAGGGGGAGCGCAAGTTCATTTTTGCGGGCCTCTTGCTCACCAGCCATAGACACCAGTTCCACGAGGAGATGATCAGCTACTATCTGACCAATGCCCAGGAACGATTCAGCCAAGAGcaggagcagaagaggaaggaggcggaGAAGAAGCCCCCTGCCACTAACGAGGTGGCCGTGAAGAAGCCTGAGCACGAGAGTGTCTTCCAGAGGGAGAGATCGGACAGTTCGCCTCCGGAGAGCTGCTCTCCGGTCCTGCCCCACCACACCCACACCTACAACCACAACCCACAGCCCCCACTGGGTCTCAAGATGCAGGGCAGGAACAGTCCCACTCCTGCAGCCCCCCTTGTCTCTGTCCCAGTGCCTCCGCTCACACCGCCAACAGCCTCGCACCATGTCTCCCACCCAGTCCCGGCCCCTGCACCTTACTCCTCCCCCAGTATTGGTGCTAAGAGACACGGGCCTGTTCCCGTGTCTGCCCACTACAGCCATACACCGCCCATCCAGAGGCACAGTGTGATTCACATACAAGATGTCAACATGCAAACCTCCATCTTCCAAGATGACCCCTATAAGCCCGTGGTGGGCACCCTAAAGACATGCGCCACCTACCCCCAGCAGAACCGCACACTCTCCTCGCAGAGTTACAGCCCTGCTCGCCTGTCAGGGGTCCGCACTGTTAACACCATAGAGACCCTGTCCTACAATATGCCTGGCGAACACAAGTCCCACACCTACACCAATGGATTCGATGCGGGAGACATTCAGGACTGCCTGGAGTTTGCTGATGAGGACAACTCGTCTCACACCTGGCTCAACCAAGACAAAACCAAAGGGCGGAGCTCTGGAAGCCCTTTGTACTGCTTTCAGCAGCGCCGCTGCAAGAGGGAGAACTGCTCCTTCTACGGCAGGCCGGAGACAGACAACTACTGCTCCTACTGCTACAGAGAGGAGCTGAAacgcagggagagggagagcaaagTGCAGAGGCCTGCATAG